In a single window of the Rhineura floridana isolate rRhiFlo1 chromosome 3, rRhiFlo1.hap2, whole genome shotgun sequence genome:
- the UTP18 gene encoding U3 small nucleolar RNA-associated protein 18 homolog isoform X3: protein MEDLPCKKPAWVDEDDEDEEIIDMTHRYRKNMVKSDAEKKLIKEKLQRRLQEQFHSAMGATPSWAVRNLKKKVRKDINEDDSEEEEDDLLRKTGNFVTASDSLPRGILQMKNCLPANNERQSDAKLTTVQFHPSAQVVMTAGLDRSVSLFQVDGITNPKIQSIHLEGFPVYKACFSADGEQVIATSVHKKLFYIYDMMAGKIIPINHIRGLEEKIVRKFEVSPDGRFLLFSGSSGYLHLVTMKTKEFVGSMKINGRAAESYFCPDSSKVFTHSLEGEVFIWDVKSRRCLNRFTDEGCLRGTSIAVSKNNQYVACGSSSGVVNVYAQDNCLRETSPKPLKAIMNLVTPATSLSFNSTTEILAMASNKIDEAVKLVHIPSFTVFSNFPVFRRKLIYLANSMDFSPRSGYFSIANSKGKALLYRLKHYSDF, encoded by the exons ATGGAAGACCTTCCATGTAAAAAGCCAGCATGGGTAGATGAAGATGATGAAGATGAGGAAAT TATTGACATGACCCATCGATATCGGAAAAACATggtgaaaagtgatgcagaaaagAAGCTTATAAAAGAAAAACTTCAAAGAAGACTTCAAGAACA ATTTCATAGTGCAATGGGAGCAACCCCTTCTTGGGCAGTGAGGAACTTGAAGAAGAAAGTAAGAAAAGACATAAATGAAG ATGatagtgaagaagaagaagatgatctGTTACGCAAGACAGGCAATTTTGTAACAGCTTCAGACTCTTTACCAAGAGGCATTTTACAG ATGAAAAACTGCTTGCCTGCTAATAACGAACGCCAGTCAGATGCAAAACTGACAACTGTGCAGTTCCATCCTTCTGCTCAAGTTGTTATGACAGCTGGCCTTGATCGGTCTGTATCACTGTTCCAG gtGGATGGTATCACTAATCCAAAGATACAGAGCATTCATTTAGAAGGCTTTCCAGTGTACAAAGCATGTTTCAGTGCAGATGGAGAACAGGTTATTGCCACTAGCGTACACAAGAAGTTGTTCTATATATATGATATGATGGCTGGAAAAATAATTCCTATAAACCATATCAGAG GTTTAGAGGAGAAGATTGTCAGAAAATTTGAGGTATCTCCAGATGGAAGATTCCTGCTCTTTAGTGGGTCATCAGGCTATCTGCATTTGGTAACAATGAAG ACGAAAGAGTTTGTTGGGAGCATGAAAATAAATGGGAGGGCTGCTGAATCATATTTCTGTCCAGACAGCAGCAAAGTCTTCACACATTCTC TTGAGGGTGAAGTTTTCATATGGGATGTAAAAAGTAGACGATGTCTGAACAGATTTACTGATGAAGGATGTCTGCGTGGTACATCTATTGCTGTCTCCAAAAACAACCAATATGTGGCATGTGG TTCCAGTTCTGGAGTTGTGAATGTGTATGCCCAGGATAATTGTCTCAGAGAAACAAGTCCTAAACCTCTTAAAGCTATAATGAACTTAGTCACACCTGCTACATCGTTATCCTTCAATTCCACAACTGAAATATTGGCAATGGCTTCTAATAAAATAGATGAGGCAGTAAAGCTG GTCCACATTCCTTCATTTACTGTATTCTCAAATTTTCCAGTATTCAGAAGAAAACTAATATACTTAGCTAACTCCATGGACTTCTCACCCAGAAGTGGATATTTTTCTATAGCAAATAGCAAAGGCAAAGCTTTATTGTATAG ATTGAAACACTACTCAGATTTCTAA
- the UTP18 gene encoding U3 small nucleolar RNA-associated protein 18 homolog isoform X2 produces MEARLVPRRVARMERKRLWVGEGWAEADEKDQVDRMAAAGAAEEEISRAHHLALVAEKPAAERGLEELVFGDAEEGESLLRRLQGPFAQVGSVVSGNLLEEESDDSEVENEMEDLPCKKPAWVDEDDEDEEIIDMTHRYRKNMVKSDAEKKLIKEKLQRRLQEQFHSAMGATPSWAVRNLKKKVRKDINEDDSEEEEDDLLRKTGNFVTASDSLPRGILQMKNCLPANNERQSDAKLTTVQFHPSAQVVMTAGLDRSVSLFQVDGITNPKIQSIHLEGFPVYKACFSADGEQVIATSVHKKLFYIYDMMAGKIIPINHIRGLEEKIVRKFEVSPDGRFLLFSGSSGYLHLVTMKTKEFVGSMKINGRAAESYFCPDSSKVFTHSLEGEVFIWDVKSRRCLNRFTDEGCLRGTSIAVSKNNQYVACGSSSGVVNVYAQDNCLRETSPKPLKAIMNLVTPATSLSFNSTTEILAMASNKIDEAVKLVHIPSFTVFSNFPVFRRKLIYLANSMDFSPRSGYFSIANSKGKALLYRLKHYSDF; encoded by the exons ATGGAGGCAAGACTTGTACCTCGCCGAGTTGCGAGGATGGAGAGAAAGCGGCTTTGGGTCGGGGAGGGGTGGGCTGAAGCGGATGAGAAGGACCAAGTCGATCGCATGGCGGCCGCTGGTGCCGCCGAGGAAGAGATCAGTCGAGCTCATCACTTGGCTCTTGTGGCGGAGAAGCCCGCGGCGGAGCGTGGCCTGGAGGAGCTGGTATTCGGAGACGCGGAGGAAGGAGAAAGCTTGCTGCGGCGCTTGCAAGGCCCATTCGCACAG GTTGGCAGTGTGGTCAGTGGGAATCTCCTGGAAGAAGAGTCTGATGACTCTGAAGTGGAGAATGAAATGGAAGACCTTCCATGTAAAAAGCCAGCATGGGTAGATGAAGATGATGAAGATGAGGAAAT TATTGACATGACCCATCGATATCGGAAAAACATggtgaaaagtgatgcagaaaagAAGCTTATAAAAGAAAAACTTCAAAGAAGACTTCAAGAACA ATTTCATAGTGCAATGGGAGCAACCCCTTCTTGGGCAGTGAGGAACTTGAAGAAGAAAGTAAGAAAAGACATAAATGAAG ATGatagtgaagaagaagaagatgatctGTTACGCAAGACAGGCAATTTTGTAACAGCTTCAGACTCTTTACCAAGAGGCATTTTACAG ATGAAAAACTGCTTGCCTGCTAATAACGAACGCCAGTCAGATGCAAAACTGACAACTGTGCAGTTCCATCCTTCTGCTCAAGTTGTTATGACAGCTGGCCTTGATCGGTCTGTATCACTGTTCCAG gtGGATGGTATCACTAATCCAAAGATACAGAGCATTCATTTAGAAGGCTTTCCAGTGTACAAAGCATGTTTCAGTGCAGATGGAGAACAGGTTATTGCCACTAGCGTACACAAGAAGTTGTTCTATATATATGATATGATGGCTGGAAAAATAATTCCTATAAACCATATCAGAG GTTTAGAGGAGAAGATTGTCAGAAAATTTGAGGTATCTCCAGATGGAAGATTCCTGCTCTTTAGTGGGTCATCAGGCTATCTGCATTTGGTAACAATGAAG ACGAAAGAGTTTGTTGGGAGCATGAAAATAAATGGGAGGGCTGCTGAATCATATTTCTGTCCAGACAGCAGCAAAGTCTTCACACATTCTC TTGAGGGTGAAGTTTTCATATGGGATGTAAAAAGTAGACGATGTCTGAACAGATTTACTGATGAAGGATGTCTGCGTGGTACATCTATTGCTGTCTCCAAAAACAACCAATATGTGGCATGTGG TTCCAGTTCTGGAGTTGTGAATGTGTATGCCCAGGATAATTGTCTCAGAGAAACAAGTCCTAAACCTCTTAAAGCTATAATGAACTTAGTCACACCTGCTACATCGTTATCCTTCAATTCCACAACTGAAATATTGGCAATGGCTTCTAATAAAATAGATGAGGCAGTAAAGCTG GTCCACATTCCTTCATTTACTGTATTCTCAAATTTTCCAGTATTCAGAAGAAAACTAATATACTTAGCTAACTCCATGGACTTCTCACCCAGAAGTGGATATTTTTCTATAGCAAATAGCAAAGGCAAAGCTTTATTGTATAG ATTGAAACACTACTCAGATTTCTAA
- the UTP18 gene encoding U3 small nucleolar RNA-associated protein 18 homolog isoform X1 codes for MEARLVPRRVARMERKRLWVGEGWAEADEKDQVDRMAAAGAAEEEISRAHHLALVAEKPAAERGLEELVFGDAEEGESLLRRLQGPFAQVLGGSLFCSQVGSVVSGNLLEEESDDSEVENEMEDLPCKKPAWVDEDDEDEEIIDMTHRYRKNMVKSDAEKKLIKEKLQRRLQEQFHSAMGATPSWAVRNLKKKVRKDINEDDSEEEEDDLLRKTGNFVTASDSLPRGILQMKNCLPANNERQSDAKLTTVQFHPSAQVVMTAGLDRSVSLFQVDGITNPKIQSIHLEGFPVYKACFSADGEQVIATSVHKKLFYIYDMMAGKIIPINHIRGLEEKIVRKFEVSPDGRFLLFSGSSGYLHLVTMKTKEFVGSMKINGRAAESYFCPDSSKVFTHSLEGEVFIWDVKSRRCLNRFTDEGCLRGTSIAVSKNNQYVACGSSSGVVNVYAQDNCLRETSPKPLKAIMNLVTPATSLSFNSTTEILAMASNKIDEAVKLVHIPSFTVFSNFPVFRRKLIYLANSMDFSPRSGYFSIANSKGKALLYRLKHYSDF; via the exons ATGGAGGCAAGACTTGTACCTCGCCGAGTTGCGAGGATGGAGAGAAAGCGGCTTTGGGTCGGGGAGGGGTGGGCTGAAGCGGATGAGAAGGACCAAGTCGATCGCATGGCGGCCGCTGGTGCCGCCGAGGAAGAGATCAGTCGAGCTCATCACTTGGCTCTTGTGGCGGAGAAGCCCGCGGCGGAGCGTGGCCTGGAGGAGCTGGTATTCGGAGACGCGGAGGAAGGAGAAAGCTTGCTGCGGCGCTTGCAAGGCCCATTCGCACAGGTATTGGGCGGGAGCCTCTTTTGTTCTCAG GTTGGCAGTGTGGTCAGTGGGAATCTCCTGGAAGAAGAGTCTGATGACTCTGAAGTGGAGAATGAAATGGAAGACCTTCCATGTAAAAAGCCAGCATGGGTAGATGAAGATGATGAAGATGAGGAAAT TATTGACATGACCCATCGATATCGGAAAAACATggtgaaaagtgatgcagaaaagAAGCTTATAAAAGAAAAACTTCAAAGAAGACTTCAAGAACA ATTTCATAGTGCAATGGGAGCAACCCCTTCTTGGGCAGTGAGGAACTTGAAGAAGAAAGTAAGAAAAGACATAAATGAAG ATGatagtgaagaagaagaagatgatctGTTACGCAAGACAGGCAATTTTGTAACAGCTTCAGACTCTTTACCAAGAGGCATTTTACAG ATGAAAAACTGCTTGCCTGCTAATAACGAACGCCAGTCAGATGCAAAACTGACAACTGTGCAGTTCCATCCTTCTGCTCAAGTTGTTATGACAGCTGGCCTTGATCGGTCTGTATCACTGTTCCAG gtGGATGGTATCACTAATCCAAAGATACAGAGCATTCATTTAGAAGGCTTTCCAGTGTACAAAGCATGTTTCAGTGCAGATGGAGAACAGGTTATTGCCACTAGCGTACACAAGAAGTTGTTCTATATATATGATATGATGGCTGGAAAAATAATTCCTATAAACCATATCAGAG GTTTAGAGGAGAAGATTGTCAGAAAATTTGAGGTATCTCCAGATGGAAGATTCCTGCTCTTTAGTGGGTCATCAGGCTATCTGCATTTGGTAACAATGAAG ACGAAAGAGTTTGTTGGGAGCATGAAAATAAATGGGAGGGCTGCTGAATCATATTTCTGTCCAGACAGCAGCAAAGTCTTCACACATTCTC TTGAGGGTGAAGTTTTCATATGGGATGTAAAAAGTAGACGATGTCTGAACAGATTTACTGATGAAGGATGTCTGCGTGGTACATCTATTGCTGTCTCCAAAAACAACCAATATGTGGCATGTGG TTCCAGTTCTGGAGTTGTGAATGTGTATGCCCAGGATAATTGTCTCAGAGAAACAAGTCCTAAACCTCTTAAAGCTATAATGAACTTAGTCACACCTGCTACATCGTTATCCTTCAATTCCACAACTGAAATATTGGCAATGGCTTCTAATAAAATAGATGAGGCAGTAAAGCTG GTCCACATTCCTTCATTTACTGTATTCTCAAATTTTCCAGTATTCAGAAGAAAACTAATATACTTAGCTAACTCCATGGACTTCTCACCCAGAAGTGGATATTTTTCTATAGCAAATAGCAAAGGCAAAGCTTTATTGTATAG ATTGAAACACTACTCAGATTTCTAA